From Scleropages formosus chromosome 1, fSclFor1.1, whole genome shotgun sequence, a single genomic window includes:
- the saysd1 gene encoding SAYSvFN domain-containing protein 1: MEQKLLEFRARKKAEAASKCIKPQHKPRPDPEPQRSSEPERELKLENDRTAAGPSSDAETTNYIQTVFHWLSNSTVGRRLGLCHLAVTNLTFLKLLLWLVLLGLFTELDFGLPFFLISLFYWLYEGLRSPTVRQPGELSAYSVFNPDCQPILGTLTAEQLEGEMGYRTLPSR; this comes from the exons ATGGAGCAGAAATTACTGGAGTTTCGAGCCCGTAAAAAAGCAGAGGCCGCCTCGAAATGCATAAAACCGCAGCACAAACCCAGACCCGATCCGGAGCCGCAGCGGTCTTCTGAACCCGAGAGAGAACTAAAACTTGAGAACGACAGGACTGCTGCTGGTCCGTCGTCGGATGCAGAAACGACGAACTACATACAG ACTGTGTTTCACTGGCTGtcaaacagcactgtgggtCGGAGACTGGGACTATGCCATCTGGCTGTCACCAATCTGACCTTCCTGAAACTGCTGCTTTGGCTCGTCCTGCTGGGACTCTTCACTGAGCTGGATTTTGGTTTGCCCTTCTTCCTCATCTCCCTCTTCTATTGGCTCTATGAAGGTCTTCGGAGCCCCACTGTGCGCCAACCGGGAGAGCTCAGTGCCTACTCTGTGTTTAACCCAGACTGCCAGCCCATTCTTGGAACGCTTACAGCCGAGCAACTGGAGGGAGAAATGGGGTACAGGACACTGCCCAGCAGATAG